The genomic stretch ACTTGGCAAACAGCCTTTGCCGTTTCTGCGGAAGTGCTTTCCATTTATGGTCTGCGCTTAATATCCAGTGCTCTACTTTATCCCTGATCTTTTTCATTGTTCTGGATTTTAACGTTCAACTGTTTCAATATCCTTGTTCTCAACGACGTTGAATTTCTCGATCGTAAATCCCTGGGGATTGCTGTCCGATCTCACGGAATTGACCAGTGAACAATCGGTGATCAGACTCCGTATCGTCAGATTGCTGGACCGGATGATGAACTGTCTTGCATACGTTTTTACGTTATAAGGATAGCTGTCGAAGTTGGCAACGACACTGTCAACCTCTACCCTCTGCTGGATATTTCCTGAGATAATTCGGTTGTAGTAGCCTTTCTCCTGAAGGTCTTTATAGTAATCGAATGCGGACTGGTCTGCCAGATTAAAGGCCCTTTTGACATTGCTTTCAATGGCATTTTTATCCGGTGCCACCGTAAAGAATAATTCATGAAAACGCCTTACATGCTCCCTGGCTTCTACAGGCCTGTTGATCGACATATCCTGTGACAGTGCGACCATCAAAGATTTACCGTTATCCAACACATAGATCTTCTCGCGCTGTTCTTCTGCAAATTGGTAGGACTTGAAAACGACAACGCCCACTACAGCAAAACAGAGCACTGCAAAAACAAAGGTGAATAAGCGGATCTGCTTGTAGCTGCTCTCTATATTTCTTAAAGTTTTAAATTCCATAGGATCATATTTTTATTTTAATAATCTGCCTGAGATATTACCTGTTGCTGAGCCTGCCGCTGCTCCTGCAATATTGCCGGATTTGGTGGCGGTCTGGTTGACATTGCGCATAAAATTGCCTGCTCCTCCTGCCTGAATGACCCAGCCGGTAACCGTCGGAACCGTAAAATATCCGATGATCCCGATGATCATGTAGATGATGTAGACCGTATTGGAAGTATCAGGAATAAAGTTCGGATCTGCCAGCATCTCAATATCCCGTTCCAAGATGAGCGTTTGTATTTTGGCAAGGATCGAACTGAAAATATCCGCAACAGGTAACCAGAGATAAACGCTGATATATCTCGTCAGCCATTGTGTGAGGGTGGTCTGGAAACCATCCCACACAGAGATGGCAAATGCAATGGGTCCCAAAATAGACAGTACGATGAGAAAAAAGGTCCGGATCGTATCAATGACCAACGCAGCTGCCTGGAAGAGAATTTCCAGAAACTCTCGGAAACCGTCCCTGATATCTTTTTTGATATCGAACATTTCCCTTTCGATGTACATTCCGGACATCGTCACCAGGTCTGACGGAGACCATCCCAGCTCTTCGAGCTTCTTGTCAAATTCCTCATCCGAGATCAGATAGGCCATTTCGGGATTTCTGAGCATCGCTTCCCGTTCCAGAAGGTCTTTTTTCTGTTGCAGGTCGTTCATGTCCAGCACCTGATCTTCCAGCATCGAATGGCTTCCCTGAACGATCGGACTTAAAACACCATTGATGCTTCCCAGTACCAATGTCGAAAAGAACATGATGCAGATACCGATGGCAAAAGGTCTGAGCATCGGAAACAGATCGATCGGTTCCGCACGGCTAAGTGACTGCCATACCTTGATGGCCACATAGAACAGTGCGCCCAGACCCGCGACACCCTTCGCGACGGCAGCCATATCAGCACATAGGGGCATCATCTCATCATACACCGAACGAAGTACTTCGTGTAAACTAGTCGGTTCCATGTTACCAGTATTTTTGATTGGCTGTTCCGTAAAGATCCAACACCCTTTTCGTGTTGTTCTGCTTTTTGGCTCTCAGATAGCTGACAGAAATATTCTTGTTCGTGTAATATCGCACCAGATTATGGTATTCTTTGACCTCCTTATATACACGGTCAATCACATCCATTCTTTCTTTATCATTGAGCGAAAGCCCATTGGCTGTAATGATCTCCTTCAGCTCTTTCAGCAGTTCCGTACTTTCATTCAGCAGGGCTGAATAGCCGTTGGCAATTGCCGTCAGTTCCTGGGCATTGAAGTTGGGGTCGTTGAGCATCTTCCCAAAATTGTTGACGTAGATTTCTGAGACATCGCCTACGAGAAGAACCGTCTGCTGCACCTTTCGGGCATCTTTCAACAGGTTGTTGACAGCCTTCAGCTTGTCGTAATACTCCTTTCCCTGTTCATAGACCTTCTTGACCTCGTTGAAGTTCTTGATGACGTTGGAAACCGTTGACGAGGTCTGCACGATCTCGTTGGCGGAGTTCAAAATGCCTGACGCCAGGTTGGCCGGATCGGTCACTACGAA from Chryseobacterium indologenes encodes the following:
- the traK gene encoding conjugative transposon protein TraK codes for the protein MEFKTLRNIESSYKQIRLFTFVFAVLCFAVVGVVVFKSYQFAEEQREKIYVLDNGKSLMVALSQDMSINRPVEAREHVRRFHELFFTVAPDKNAIESNVKRAFNLADQSAFDYYKDLQEKGYYNRIISGNIQQRVEVDSVVANFDSYPYNVKTYARQFIIRSSNLTIRSLITDCSLVNSVRSDSNPQGFTIEKFNVVENKDIETVER
- the traJ gene encoding conjugative transposon protein TraJ yields the protein MEPTSLHEVLRSVYDEMMPLCADMAAVAKGVAGLGALFYVAIKVWQSLSRAEPIDLFPMLRPFAIGICIMFFSTLVLGSINGVLSPIVQGSHSMLEDQVLDMNDLQQKKDLLEREAMLRNPEMAYLISDEEFDKKLEELGWSPSDLVTMSGMYIEREMFDIKKDIRDGFREFLEILFQAAALVIDTIRTFFLIVLSILGPIAFAISVWDGFQTTLTQWLTRYISVYLWLPVADIFSSILAKIQTLILERDIEMLADPNFIPDTSNTVYIIYMIIGIIGYFTVPTVTGWVIQAGGAGNFMRNVNQTATKSGNIAGAAAGSATGNISGRLLK
- a CDS encoding DUF4141 domain-containing protein, coding for MKNLIIKTAMVVLFATANYANAQFVVTDPANLASGILNSANEIVQTSSTVSNVIKNFNEVKKVYEQGKEYYDKLKAVNNLLKDARKVQQTVLLVGDVSEIYVNNFGKMLNDPNFNAQELTAIANGYSALLNESTELLKELKEIITANGLSLNDKERMDVIDRVYKEVKEYHNLVRYYTNKNISVSYLRAKKQNNTKRVLDLYGTANQKYW